In the genome of Mytilus edulis chromosome 3, xbMytEdul2.2, whole genome shotgun sequence, one region contains:
- the LOC139515694 gene encoding uncharacterized protein: MSSSEKDNCTICTDDINSNEAVSWCTECEVFLCKDCEKHHRKSGISETHKTISTYEYDNLPDFLKTISIQCREHKKKLELYCSVHVCPCCIQCFTDKHQKCQDMKPLSDILKQFKSSASVQLLELDLKDIQEDLKKIKRYLKQRLSVFDIEKTKAMEEILSMRKSIDDYLNRLEKELYADLESKHLDMKTKMKTLRHQIKQQAIQIDQRQTEFFKMKKYANELQMYVGLREIEKSVSEARQYIDDLPTRGHLNEENIEVDISSTIKSIVQEDDQLFGKIRISSRPHTLQLKAGRRDQAQYLASNYPRMEQIKPLFMRTLKIPKKMISLEICACVVLQDGKFGILDFTGKRLLLFSNEGIFMREVRKFERNPWNMCFVKDNTVAVTLGLAKRTVLVNIEVNRIIKTIEICHLCNAVASDGKTLVICSDDMATIVNLDNMSQTKLPRNGAGSIALFEGNMYSTNEKEDKIFVKTSTGEHLWSYQHPQIEHPQGITLDKNGFVYVACNRNNIIEVVSPVGKTSRTILSESDGIKCPVGINIDRESGLMIVSTVISDDRDTGSYRTAFVYKI; the protein is encoded by the coding sequence ATGTCGTCATCCGAAAAAGATAACTGTACAATTTGTACCGATGATATCAACTCCAATGAAGCAGTCTCGTGGTGCACAGAATGTGAAGTTTTCCTTTGTAAGGACTGTGAAAAACATCATAGGAAGTCAGGAATATCTGAAACGCATAAAACAATTTCTACTTATGAATACGACAATTTACCCGATTTTTTAAAAACGATAAGTATTCAGTGTAGAGAGCATAAAAAGAAATTAGAACTTTACTGTTCTGTCCATGTGTGTCCCTGCTGTATCCAGTGTTTTACTGATAAACACCAGAAATGTCAAGACATGAAACCCTTGTCAGACATTCTAAAACAGTTTAAATCATCTGCCTCAGTTCAGCTTCTTGAACTGGATTTAAAGGATATACAGGAAGACTTAAAAAAGATAAAACGATACTTAAAACAACGGCTAAGTGTATTCGATATTGAGAAAACAAAAGCAATGGAGGAGATTTTGTCTATGAGAAAGTCAATAGATGATTACCTTAACAGATTAGAAAAAGAACTGTATGCTGATTTAGAATCTAAACACTTAGACatgaaaaccaaaatgaaaactCTTCGTCATCAAATTAAACAACAAGCCATTCAGATAGACCAAAGACAAACggaatttttcaaaatgaaaaagtaTGCGAATGAGCTGCAAATGTATGTTGGTCTGAGAGAAATCGAAAAATCAGTTTCAGAAGCAAGGCAATACATAGACGATTTACCGACAAGAGGTCACCTAAATGAAGAAAACATTGAGGTTGACATTTCATCTACCATTAAATCAATTGTTCAAGAAGATGACCAATTATTTGGAAAGATCCGTATCAGTTCTAGACCACATACTTTACAATTGAAGGCTGGAAGAAGAGATCAAGCTCAGTATTTAGCATCTAATTATCCTAGAATGGAACAAATCAAACCATTATTCATGAGAACActgaaaattccaaaaaaaatgatCTCTTTAGAGATATGTGCCTGTGTAGTATTACAAGATGGCAAATTTGGAATTCTTGACTTTACTGGAAAACGTCTATTGTTGTTCAGCAATGAAGGCATCTTTATGAGAGAAGTAAGGAAATTCGAAAGAAATCCATGGAATATGTGCTTTGTAAAAGATAATACCGTGGCTGTCACATTAGGATTAGCAAAACGCACAGTACTGGTAAATATAGAGGTTAATAGaataattaaaacaattgaaatttgtCATCTGTGTAATGCAGTAGCAAGTGATGGTAAAACTCTGGTCATCTGCTCCGACGACATGGCCACTATAGTGAATCTGGATAATATGTCTCAAACTAAGTTACCAAGAAATGGAGCAGGTAGCATAGCATTATTTGAAGGAAATATGTATAGTACCAACGAAAAAGAGGACAAAATCTTCGTCAAAACAAGTACTGGCGAACATCTCTGGAGTTATCAACACCCTCAAATTGAACATCCACAAGGAATTACATTAGACAAGAATGGCTTTGTTTATGTAGCTTGTAATAGAAACAACATCATCGAGGTAGTATCACCTGTTGGTAAAACGAGTAGAACAATACTATCAGAATCTGATGGAATAAAATGTCCTGTAGGTATAAATATCGACAGAGAATCAGGATTAATGATAGTATCTACTGTGATAAGTGATGATAGAGATACTGGATCATACAGGACAGCGTTTGTTTATAAGATATGA